One stretch of Pedobacter riviphilus DNA includes these proteins:
- a CDS encoding ribulokinase, with amino-acid sequence MSTANYVIGVDYGSDSVRSVLVDTANGKELASSVFLYPRWQKGLYCKPAVNQFRQHPLDYIEGLTHTIKDCLAKAGGAEIAHLVKGISVDTTGSSPVAVDATGTPLALTKGFEENPNAMFVLWKDHTSVKEAAEINEHATKFSTNYLKYVGGIYSSEWFWAKLLHILRVDSTIKKGAASWVEHCDWIPFLLCGGNDITAMKRSRCAAGHKALWAEEFNGLPPEDFFSSLDPLLAGFRDKLFTDTYTSDIFAGTLSEEWATKLGLNTDVVVGVGAFDAHMGAVGGQIEPYYLSKVMGTSTCDILVAPNQDLDGKLINGICGQVNGSVIPGMAGLEAGQSAFGDVYAWFKNLISWPLNHLLAESDVIDEATANALKAELEGKIIAHLSNEAAVLPEGDYAELAIDWLNGRRTPDANQELKGAITGLGLGTDAPRFFRALAAATCFGAKAIVDRFKEQGVPVKGIIGIGGVAKKSAYIMQMMADVLEMPIRIHRFEHTCALGAAMFAAVAAGIYPDIEAAMVAMGTGFEKEYKPNIKKQKLYRQHYQQYLGLGRYLEKYNKKDVKPYLS; translated from the coding sequence ATGAGCACAGCAAACTATGTAATTGGAGTAGATTACGGGTCAGATTCTGTCCGGTCTGTTCTAGTCGATACCGCAAACGGAAAAGAATTGGCCTCATCGGTTTTTCTTTATCCAAGATGGCAGAAAGGTTTATATTGTAAACCCGCTGTTAATCAGTTCCGCCAGCATCCCTTAGATTATATTGAAGGTTTAACACACACTATAAAAGATTGTCTTGCCAAAGCTGGTGGTGCAGAAATTGCACATTTGGTAAAGGGAATTTCAGTTGATACAACTGGTTCTAGTCCGGTGGCGGTTGATGCAACAGGTACTCCCCTTGCCTTAACCAAAGGTTTTGAAGAGAATCCAAATGCCATGTTCGTACTTTGGAAAGATCATACATCAGTTAAAGAAGCGGCTGAGATTAATGAGCATGCAACAAAGTTCAGCACTAATTACCTTAAATATGTTGGTGGCATTTATTCGTCAGAATGGTTCTGGGCTAAATTACTACATATTTTAAGGGTTGATTCGACTATAAAAAAAGGCGCAGCTTCATGGGTAGAACACTGCGATTGGATTCCGTTTTTACTTTGTGGTGGAAACGACATTACAGCAATGAAACGCAGCCGTTGTGCTGCTGGGCATAAAGCACTTTGGGCAGAAGAATTTAACGGTTTACCTCCTGAAGATTTTTTTAGCAGTCTCGATCCGCTGTTAGCAGGCTTTAGAGATAAATTATTTACCGACACCTATACTTCTGATATTTTTGCAGGAACATTGAGCGAAGAATGGGCTACAAAACTAGGCTTAAACACTGATGTAGTTGTTGGCGTTGGCGCATTTGATGCACATATGGGTGCAGTAGGTGGACAGATTGAGCCTTATTACCTGAGTAAAGTAATGGGTACAAGTACATGCGATATCTTAGTGGCACCTAATCAGGATTTAGATGGCAAATTGATTAACGGTATCTGCGGACAGGTTAATGGCTCTGTAATTCCGGGTATGGCAGGTTTAGAAGCTGGTCAATCTGCTTTTGGCGATGTTTATGCCTGGTTCAAGAATTTAATCAGCTGGCCATTAAACCATTTACTTGCTGAATCTGATGTAATTGATGAGGCTACTGCGAATGCTTTAAAGGCAGAATTAGAGGGGAAAATTATTGCTCATTTAAGTAACGAAGCTGCAGTTTTACCAGAGGGCGACTACGCCGAACTGGCTATAGACTGGTTGAACGGACGTAGAACACCAGATGCAAATCAAGAACTTAAAGGCGCCATAACAGGTTTAGGTTTAGGAACCGATGCACCACGGTTTTTCCGTGCCTTAGCTGCTGCCACCTGTTTTGGTGCAAAAGCTATTGTAGATCGTTTTAAAGAACAGGGCGTTCCGGTAAAAGGAATTATCGGTATTGGCGGTGTAGCAAAAAAATCGGCTTATATTATGCAAATGATGGCCGATGTATTGGAAATGCCTATTAGAATACACCGTTTTGAGCATACCTGTGCATTAGGTGCTGCGATGTTCGCTGCTGTAGCAGCGGGTATTTACCCCGATATCGAAGCAGCAATGGTAGCCATGGGAACAGGCTTTGAGAAAGAATATAAACCAAATATCAAAAAACAAAAACTTTACCGCCAGCATTACCAACAATATCTGGGACTAGGCAGGTACCTGGAGAAATACAACAAAAAAGATGTAAAACCTTACTTATCATGA
- a CDS encoding GNAT family N-acetyltransferase, which yields MILIRKIENDELYKIKEIDRSEEIFEMYKHSGVDLKLISHAENVSGFDELELTEIITWQLKLAKRGGLVVGAFDEAKIVGVASVEKQKRGAQQNYCKMDILYIDNQYKRHGIGSQLLAACKKEAKKFGAEKLYISATPTKNTVDFYLRRGARLVVELDQVLFAKEPEDIHLELDI from the coding sequence ATGATATTAATTAGAAAAATAGAAAATGATGAGCTGTATAAGATCAAAGAGATTGATCGTTCAGAAGAAATTTTTGAAATGTATAAGCATAGCGGAGTTGATTTAAAACTTATTTCACATGCTGAAAATGTTTCAGGCTTCGATGAATTAGAATTAACAGAGATTATAACCTGGCAGCTAAAGTTAGCAAAGCGTGGCGGACTAGTAGTTGGCGCATTTGATGAAGCGAAAATAGTAGGTGTTGCCTCTGTAGAAAAGCAGAAAAGGGGCGCCCAGCAAAATTATTGCAAAATGGACATTCTTTATATTGATAATCAGTATAAAAGGCATGGAATCGGCAGTCAATTACTAGCGGCCTGTAAAAAAGAAGCAAAAAAATTTGGAGCAGAAAAGCTTTATATCTCTGCAACGCCTACCAAAAATACAGTTGATTTTTATTTAAGAAGAGGAGCTCGGCTGGTAGTAGAATTAGATCAAGTTTTGTTTGCTAAAGAACCTGAAGATATTCACCTGGAGCTGGATATTTAG